One stretch of Marinobacterium iners DNA includes these proteins:
- the paaX gene encoding phenylacetic acid degradation operon negative regulatory protein PaaX yields MTRLRCIEELVQEFQEQRPIRGGSLIITIFGDAIAPRGGTVWLGSLINLLEPLGLNQRLVRTSIFRLTKDGWLTSNQIGRRSYYTLTDSGRRRFESAFRRIYAELYPEWDGKWDMVLATQLDNELRKVLKKELEWQGFGNIAPSIMAHPMADQQELYNTLQELCVQAEVIHMRAEMVGTTQTSAALKQLVHECWNLQQLAEDYKQFLDRFRPILRALESAENLDPEQCFQLRTLLIHHYRRLLLRDPLLPEKLLPADWAGTSARVLCRNIYRRIYSGADQWLAATQETADGPLPEPAPRFYKRFGGL; encoded by the coding sequence ATGACCAGACTGCGCTGTATTGAAGAACTTGTTCAGGAGTTCCAGGAACAGAGGCCCATCCGAGGCGGATCGCTGATCATCACCATTTTTGGTGATGCCATCGCGCCCCGTGGCGGTACCGTGTGGCTGGGCAGCCTGATCAATCTGCTGGAGCCACTGGGCCTGAATCAGCGACTGGTGCGCACTTCCATCTTTCGTCTGACCAAAGACGGCTGGCTGACCTCCAATCAGATTGGCCGTCGCAGCTACTACACCCTGACCGATTCCGGTCGGCGCCGCTTTGAGAGTGCCTTTCGTCGCATCTACGCCGAACTCTACCCCGAGTGGGACGGCAAGTGGGACATGGTGCTCGCCACCCAGCTGGATAACGAGCTGCGCAAGGTACTGAAGAAAGAGCTTGAGTGGCAGGGTTTCGGTAACATTGCGCCGAGCATCATGGCACACCCGATGGCAGATCAGCAGGAGCTCTATAACACCCTGCAGGAGCTGTGCGTTCAGGCTGAAGTGATCCATATGCGTGCTGAGATGGTGGGTACAACCCAAACGTCGGCTGCGCTGAAACAGTTGGTGCATGAATGCTGGAATCTGCAGCAACTGGCAGAGGACTATAAGCAGTTTCTTGACCGATTTCGTCCGATCCTGCGTGCATTGGAGTCTGCCGAAAATCTTGACCCGGAACAGTGCTTTCAGCTGCGCACATTGTTGATCCACCATTATCGACGATTGCTGCTACGTGACCCGCTGCTCCCCGAAAAGCTGCTGCCTGCCGACTGGGCCGGTACATCAGCGCGGGTGCTGTGTCGGAATATCTACCGCCGGATTTACTCCGGAGCCGATCAATGGCTGGCGGCTACCCAGGAAACCGCGGATGGCCCACTGCCTGAACCCGCGCCCCGTTTTTACAAACGCTTTGGCGGCCTTTAA
- the paaY gene encoding phenylacetic acid degradation protein PaaY: MKVYSIDGITPVIDPTAYVHPTAVLIGDVIIGPRCYVGPAACLRGDFGRLVLKEGANIQDTCVMHGFPGTDTVIEEDGHIGHGAVLHGCVIKRNALVGMNAVIMDDAVVGESAIVAAMSFVKAKFEVPARTLVAGSPARIIRELSDEEIEWKGMGTRQYQDLTIRSLNTMQEVEPLTEVEPDRKRLSFDDSVIPLSELKQRSARD; the protein is encoded by the coding sequence ATGAAAGTCTATTCCATTGACGGCATTACCCCGGTGATTGATCCAACGGCCTATGTACACCCGACTGCTGTACTGATTGGGGATGTAATCATTGGTCCGCGCTGTTACGTGGGGCCGGCGGCTTGTTTGCGCGGTGACTTTGGTCGCCTGGTGCTGAAAGAGGGTGCCAACATTCAGGATACCTGTGTCATGCACGGCTTCCCCGGTACCGATACCGTGATCGAAGAGGATGGGCATATTGGTCACGGGGCTGTGCTGCACGGTTGCGTCATCAAGCGTAACGCACTGGTTGGGATGAATGCCGTGATCATGGATGATGCAGTGGTTGGCGAGTCCGCGATTGTGGCTGCCATGTCATTCGTAAAGGCCAAGTTCGAAGTTCCGGCACGTACACTGGTGGCAGGATCACCTGCGCGCATTATTCGTGAGCTGAGCGATGAAGAAATTGAGTGGAAGGGAATGGGCACGCGCCAATACCAGGACCTGACCATCCGCAGCCTGAATACCATGCAGGAGGTGGAACCGCTTACAGAGGTTGAGCCTGATCGCAAGCGACTCAGCTTTGATGACAGTGTCATTCCGTTGTCTGAACTCAAACAGCGCTCAGCCCGGGATTGA
- a CDS encoding GGDEF domain-containing protein, whose translation MFRLYRFAHEQSVSDPLTGLANRRLLLGRAEYLAQLYSRTGQGFALFFVDLNRFKQVNDRFGHHVGDQLLIEAANRLSQSVRQSDTLARNGGDEFILLQPGVNAGDASTIASKLEAMMDRPFMIEGHSLQISASVGCAVFPQDVNNVEAVINLADSRMYERKQEKRARQS comes from the coding sequence TTGTTCCGCCTTTATCGCTTTGCCCACGAGCAGTCTGTATCCGACCCGCTCACCGGTCTGGCCAATCGACGGCTGCTGCTGGGGCGTGCAGAGTACCTTGCCCAATTGTACTCACGCACAGGGCAGGGGTTTGCACTTTTCTTTGTCGATCTGAACCGGTTCAAGCAGGTGAATGACCGGTTCGGTCACCATGTGGGTGATCAGCTATTGATCGAAGCGGCCAACCGGTTGAGTCAAAGTGTCCGACAGTCCGATACGCTGGCTCGCAACGGGGGCGATGAATTCATTTTGCTTCAGCCGGGGGTCAATGCCGGCGATGCATCGACTATAGCATCGAAGCTTGAGGCGATGATGGACCGGCCATTTATGATTGAGGGGCATTCGTTGCAGATTTCGGCCAGTGTGGGCTGCGCGGTGTTCCCGCAGGATGTGAATAATGTGGAGGCCGTGATCAATTTGGCTGACAGCCGGATGTACGAGCGTAAACAGGAAAAACGGGCCCGCCAGAGCTGA
- a CDS encoding 3-deoxy-7-phosphoheptulonate synthase: protein MTDTRVEDLNIESNTPLVTPEELKARLPLTETAAASVMQGRQVIKDILDRKDNRLFMVVGPCSIHDPEAALEYGRRLKVLAEEVKDTLYLVMRVYFEKPRTTVGWKGLINDPHMNDSFDIEEGLHIGRKLLLDLAEMGLPLATEALDPNSPQYMQDLISWSAIGARTTESQTHREMSSGLSCAVGFKNGTDGGLDVAVNAMKSVSHPHSFLGMNGDGQVSIVRTRGNRYGHVVLRGGDGKPNYDSVSVKLCEQALEKAGQKANIMIDCSHANSSKDPALQPLVADNVANQILEGNQSIVGLMIESNLEWGNQSIPQDLSELKYGVSVTDACIDWKTTEDSLRTMNEKLKPVLSQR from the coding sequence ATGACCGATACACGTGTAGAAGACCTTAATATTGAATCCAACACCCCTCTGGTAACGCCGGAAGAGCTCAAGGCTCGTCTGCCCCTGACGGAAACCGCTGCCGCCAGCGTGATGCAGGGCCGCCAGGTAATCAAGGACATACTCGATCGCAAGGACAATCGCCTGTTTATGGTCGTTGGCCCCTGCTCGATCCATGACCCTGAAGCAGCTCTGGAGTATGGCCGCCGTCTCAAGGTGCTGGCCGAAGAGGTCAAGGACACTCTGTATCTGGTTATGCGTGTCTACTTTGAAAAACCTCGCACCACCGTGGGCTGGAAAGGCCTGATCAACGACCCACACATGAACGACTCCTTTGATATCGAGGAAGGACTCCATATTGGTCGAAAGTTGCTGCTGGATCTGGCTGAAATGGGCCTGCCGCTGGCAACAGAAGCTCTGGACCCCAACAGCCCTCAGTATATGCAGGACTTGATCAGCTGGTCTGCCATTGGCGCCCGTACCACTGAATCTCAGACCCACCGCGAAATGTCATCCGGTCTCTCCTGTGCCGTGGGGTTCAAGAACGGTACCGATGGCGGTCTGGATGTGGCGGTAAATGCCATGAAGTCGGTCAGCCATCCTCACAGCTTTCTGGGCATGAACGGCGACGGCCAGGTATCGATCGTGCGTACCCGTGGCAACCGTTATGGACATGTCGTACTGCGCGGCGGCGACGGCAAGCCCAACTATGATTCTGTCAGTGTAAAACTATGTGAGCAGGCGCTGGAAAAAGCCGGACAGAAAGCCAACATCATGATCGACTGCAGTCATGCCAATTCCAGCAAGGACCCGGCACTGCAGCCGCTGGTGGCAGACAACGTGGCCAACCAGATTCTGGAAGGCAACCAGTCAATTGTTGGCCTGATGATCGAAAGCAACCTGGAGTGGGGCAACCAGTCCATTCCTCAGGATCTGTCTGAGCTGAAGTATGGCGTATCCGTTACTGATGCCTGCATCGACTGGAAAACCACCGAAGACAGCCTGCGCACCATGAACGAGAAACTCAAGCCGGTCCTGAGCCAGCGCTGA
- a CDS encoding hydrolase: MLIHPDKSCLLVIDIQQRMAPVIHEAEQIVSNCEWLINIANRLEVPVLTTEQYPQGLGATLPQLQAILPPENVMEKIHFSAMSDPEPNRRINAGKHNQVILIGMETHVCVLQTAIELKQQAREVYVVEDCVSSRSPADKAAALARFRQCGIYVVTREMVAFEWLRRAGTDTFREISREYLR; encoded by the coding sequence ATGCTGATTCATCCTGACAAATCCTGCCTGCTGGTGATCGACATCCAGCAGCGCATGGCGCCGGTTATCCATGAAGCTGAACAGATTGTCAGCAACTGCGAATGGCTGATCAATATTGCCAACCGGCTTGAAGTGCCTGTCTTGACCACCGAGCAGTACCCGCAGGGGTTGGGTGCCACACTGCCACAACTTCAGGCGATTCTGCCGCCTGAAAACGTGATGGAGAAAATTCACTTTTCGGCCATGTCCGACCCCGAACCCAACCGCCGCATCAATGCCGGCAAACACAACCAGGTGATCCTGATCGGCATGGAAACCCACGTGTGCGTGCTGCAAACCGCCATTGAACTGAAGCAGCAGGCACGTGAGGTCTATGTGGTTGAGGACTGTGTCTCATCTCGTTCACCGGCCGACAAGGCGGCTGCTCTGGCGCGATTCCGTCAGTGCGGCATTTATGTAGTCACCCGTGAAATGGTCGCCTTTGAGTGGTTGCGCCGTGCCGGAACCGACACCTTCCGCGAAATAAGCCGCGAATACCTGCGCTAA
- the ltrA gene encoding group II intron reverse transcriptase/maturase, translated as MTLNNTERMAETSLLAEEVSGQNPAAVPCEVLPVTAGAGSLPSEADRDLMSAVLARSNMLLAYDRVRRNKGAPGVDGMTVEALKPYLKTHWPEIKQQLLEGWYTPQPVRKVEIPKPGGGIRMLGIPSVLDRLIQQALHQVLSPRFESTFSDHSYGFRPGRSAAQAVLQARSYMEEGRRWVVDIDLEAFFDRVNHDILMSRLARGITDTRVLKLIRAYLQAGIMEGGVVTVRQEGTPQGGPLSPLLSNILLTDLDRELERRGHRFCRYADDCNIYVKSRKAGERVLASLTDYLEQRLKLRVNRGKSAVDRPWNRSFLGYSVDNRKRNIRLKVADKSLKRLRATIKGVLRRGRGQRIYRTVEILTPKLRGWINYFRYSDVKGSFEALDGWIRRHLRKILWRQWKRPFTRAKMLMRLGLSEGRAWRSATNGRGPWWNSCASHLNQALPKKVFDRIGLVSLMDQYHQLKCVS; from the coding sequence ATGACCCTGAACAACACTGAACGGATGGCTGAGACGTCATTGCTTGCCGAGGAGGTGTCCGGGCAGAACCCGGCTGCGGTCCCGTGCGAGGTGTTGCCGGTTACAGCGGGTGCAGGATCACTGCCGAGCGAAGCTGACAGGGATCTGATGTCAGCGGTACTGGCTCGCAGCAACATGCTGCTGGCCTACGATCGGGTTCGTCGCAATAAAGGCGCGCCCGGGGTGGATGGGATGACAGTCGAGGCGCTCAAGCCTTACCTGAAAACCCATTGGCCTGAGATCAAACAGCAACTGTTGGAGGGGTGGTACACACCCCAGCCGGTGCGCAAGGTTGAAATCCCCAAGCCCGGGGGAGGCATCCGTATGCTGGGTATTCCCAGTGTTCTGGATCGCCTGATCCAACAGGCATTGCATCAAGTGCTTAGTCCACGCTTTGAATCCACGTTCTCTGATCACAGCTACGGCTTCCGACCGGGACGCAGTGCTGCTCAGGCGGTATTGCAGGCTCGGTCCTACATGGAAGAGGGGCGTCGCTGGGTGGTCGATATCGATCTGGAAGCGTTCTTTGACCGGGTCAACCACGACATCTTGATGTCGCGGTTGGCGCGCGGGATCACGGATACACGTGTCCTGAAACTGATCCGTGCCTATTTACAGGCCGGGATCATGGAGGGAGGTGTGGTGACGGTACGGCAGGAAGGCACGCCACAAGGCGGCCCTCTCTCGCCGCTGCTGTCCAATATCCTGTTGACGGATCTGGATCGAGAGCTGGAACGGCGGGGCCACCGGTTCTGCCGGTACGCGGACGACTGCAACATCTACGTGAAAAGCCGGAAGGCGGGAGAGCGTGTGCTTGCATCATTGACCGACTATCTTGAGCAACGACTCAAACTTCGCGTCAACCGGGGCAAGAGCGCGGTCGATCGACCCTGGAACAGGAGTTTTCTGGGCTATAGCGTGGATAACCGCAAGCGGAATATCCGGCTCAAAGTGGCAGACAAGTCTCTGAAACGGCTCAGAGCCACGATCAAGGGGGTGCTTCGCAGAGGTCGAGGACAGAGGATCTATCGGACGGTCGAGATACTGACCCCGAAACTGCGGGGCTGGATCAACTACTTCCGTTATAGCGATGTGAAAGGGAGCTTCGAGGCGCTGGATGGCTGGATTCGCCGGCATCTGCGCAAAATCCTCTGGCGTCAATGGAAACGGCCGTTCACCCGGGCCAAGATGCTGATGCGACTGGGGCTATCTGAAGGCAGGGCTTGGCGCAGTGCCACCAATGGGCGTGGTCCTTGGTGGAACTCATGCGCCTCGCACTTGAATCAGGCGCTGCCGAAGAAAGTGTTTGATCGAATCGGACTGGTATCGCTAATGGATCAATATCACCAGCTTAAATGTGTATCATGA
- a CDS encoding DUF2889 domain-containing protein: MPLPPAEDRELLHTRYITCKGYKRRDGLWDVEGELVDLKSFDLQVIERNDGIIPTGEPLHKMALRLTVDYDLLIHDVQASMDYTPFKHCPSIADNFRRLIGHRIAPGFTRLTRDLLGGTQGCTHLLEMLGTMATTAYQTTHQEREKREDFGIGGETPPPTLNTCHSFDTHGPVVQRYWPQFYTGDKDSDKDDTPQS, translated from the coding sequence ATGCCCCTGCCCCCTGCTGAAGACCGTGAACTGCTGCACACCCGTTATATTACCTGCAAAGGCTACAAGCGCAGAGATGGACTATGGGACGTGGAGGGCGAGCTGGTAGACCTGAAGAGCTTTGACCTGCAGGTTATTGAGCGCAACGATGGCATCATTCCCACCGGAGAGCCACTTCACAAGATGGCACTGCGGCTGACCGTTGATTACGACCTGCTGATTCATGACGTTCAGGCCAGCATGGACTACACGCCATTCAAGCATTGCCCGAGTATCGCCGACAATTTTCGCCGCCTGATCGGTCACCGGATTGCACCTGGCTTTACTCGTCTGACCCGTGACCTGTTGGGTGGAACTCAGGGCTGCACCCATCTGCTGGAGATGCTAGGCACCATGGCAACCACCGCCTACCAGACCACCCATCAGGAGCGCGAAAAACGGGAGGATTTTGGCATTGGTGGCGAAACACCTCCGCCAACACTGAACACCTGCCACAGCTTTGATACCCACGGGCCAGTGGTTCAACGCTACTGGCCGCAGTTCTATACCGGTGACAAGGATTCAGACAAGGATGATACGCCGCAGTCCTGA
- a CDS encoding acetoacetate--CoA ligase: MTEPLWAPDEARCRATRLYDFMQTLNQRHQLDLNNYQALHQWSTEHSETFWSDLWDYAGIIGDKGNRVLEHPERMPGARWFPDARLNFAQNLLRYRDQRPAVIFRGEDDTRIELSHAELYLQVAQLASALRREGVTRGDRVSGFMPNIPATLIGMLATASIGAIWSSCSPDFGINGVLDRFGQVEPKILLTTDGYRYNGKRLNSLERVQGIADQLHSVEKIVVVPFLEATPDISGLDRAVLLPDFIDAQASEIEFEPLPFDHPLYVMYSSGTTGVPKCIVHSAGGTLIQHLKEHILHTDVGRDDCLFYYTTCGWMMWNWLISGLATGCTLMLFDGSPFAPQPSILWDIAEQEGITVFGTSAKYIAALEKAGVKPRESHNLEKLRSVLSTGSPLAHESFEYVYRDIKHELQLSSISGGTDIVSCFALGCPIRPVYAGELQCRGLGMAVEIFDDNGKPVRGEKGELVCTRPFPSMPIGFWNDEDGQKYHDAYFGQFDNIWAHGDYGEITEHDGLIIHGRSDAVLNPGGVRIGTAEIYRQVEKVDEVLESLCIGQPWDNDVRVVLFVRLKEGFNLTDELIKRIRDTIRANTTPRHVPAKVIQVTDIPRTISGKIVELAVRKVVLGEEVKNKDALANPEALELFCDLPELQS, translated from the coding sequence ATGACTGAGCCACTCTGGGCACCCGATGAGGCACGCTGCCGGGCTACCCGCCTTTATGATTTCATGCAGACTCTGAACCAGCGCCATCAGCTCGATCTGAACAATTATCAAGCCCTGCATCAGTGGAGTACTGAGCACAGCGAGACTTTCTGGAGTGACCTGTGGGATTACGCCGGGATTATCGGTGACAAGGGGAACCGTGTGCTGGAGCATCCCGAACGCATGCCCGGTGCTCGCTGGTTTCCTGATGCGCGACTGAATTTTGCCCAAAACCTGCTGCGCTACCGGGATCAACGACCAGCTGTTATTTTCCGCGGCGAGGACGACACCCGGATAGAATTGAGTCATGCCGAGCTTTACCTTCAGGTGGCACAACTGGCGAGTGCTTTGCGGCGCGAGGGGGTTACTCGAGGTGACCGCGTCTCAGGCTTCATGCCCAACATTCCGGCAACCCTGATCGGCATGTTGGCAACCGCCTCCATTGGCGCAATATGGAGCTCCTGCTCACCGGATTTCGGCATCAATGGCGTACTGGACCGTTTTGGTCAAGTTGAGCCGAAAATCCTGCTGACAACGGATGGCTATCGCTACAACGGCAAGCGGCTCAACAGTCTGGAGCGGGTACAGGGGATCGCTGATCAACTGCATTCGGTTGAAAAAATAGTTGTAGTCCCCTTCCTTGAAGCCACGCCCGATATCAGCGGCCTTGATCGTGCGGTACTACTGCCTGACTTTATCGACGCGCAAGCGAGTGAAATCGAGTTTGAGCCATTGCCGTTCGACCACCCCCTGTATGTGATGTACTCATCAGGCACAACCGGTGTACCCAAGTGCATCGTACACAGCGCCGGTGGCACCCTGATTCAGCACTTGAAAGAGCATATCCTGCATACGGATGTGGGCCGTGACGACTGCCTGTTCTACTACACCACCTGTGGCTGGATGATGTGGAACTGGCTGATATCCGGGCTTGCAACCGGTTGTACCCTGATGCTGTTCGACGGCTCGCCCTTTGCTCCCCAACCTTCCATTCTCTGGGATATCGCCGAACAGGAAGGGATCACGGTATTTGGCACCAGTGCAAAATATATTGCAGCGCTTGAGAAAGCCGGCGTTAAACCTCGTGAGAGCCATAACCTGGAAAAACTGCGTTCAGTGCTGTCGACCGGCTCGCCACTGGCACATGAAAGTTTTGAATATGTCTATCGTGACATCAAGCATGAACTCCAGCTGTCATCCATTTCAGGCGGCACCGACATCGTCTCCTGCTTTGCGCTGGGCTGCCCTATCCGTCCGGTCTACGCGGGTGAACTGCAGTGTCGAGGCCTTGGCATGGCGGTCGAGATCTTTGATGACAACGGCAAACCTGTGCGCGGTGAAAAGGGCGAGCTGGTCTGCACCCGCCCCTTCCCATCCATGCCAATCGGGTTCTGGAATGACGAGGATGGTCAGAAATACCATGATGCCTATTTTGGCCAGTTCGACAACATCTGGGCGCACGGTGACTACGGCGAGATTACCGAACATGATGGTCTGATCATTCATGGGCGCTCCGATGCCGTGCTTAACCCCGGTGGTGTTCGCATCGGCACGGCCGAAATCTATCGTCAGGTTGAAAAGGTGGACGAAGTACTGGAAAGCCTTTGTATCGGCCAGCCTTGGGACAATGATGTTCGGGTCGTCCTGTTTGTGCGACTCAAGGAAGGTTTCAACCTCACCGATGAGCTGATCAAGCGGATCAGGGATACCATTCGGGCCAACACCACCCCCCGTCACGTTCCCGCCAAGGTGATACAAGTAACGGACATTCCGCGCACCATCAGCGGCAAAATTGTTGAGTTGGCTGTGCGCAAGGTGGTATTGGGAGAAGAGGTCAAAAACAAGGATGCGCTGGCCAACCCCGAGGCGCTGGAGCTGTTCTGCGACTTGCCTGAGCTGCAGAGCTGA
- a CDS encoding CHASE domain-containing protein, which translates to MAALLLVIAGLAVTEYVVRMAEQRVAQVRTIEATAILAQMRAQLESEINSVLYLSRGLISYVAVQPAYDPDRWRELAAEVAHDSTLVRNIGLAPDNVMRFVYPLEGNEQALGLDYRNTPEQWPAVERAISSGKLNLAGPFELKQGGVGIVARSPIYFMDDGKKRYWGLASIVIDFPRLLEQARVSAHVEGFDIAIRGRDGLGAKGAVFFGLAKVFEDPVVEMTVHFPNGSWIMAARSSPGVSTPVIVIRLAAWLLIMILAGLFLLRAPGMARSAVTGAVPMRVVAVG; encoded by the coding sequence CCGAATGGCGGAACAGCGGGTGGCTCAGGTCAGGACCATCGAAGCAACAGCGATTCTGGCACAGATGCGAGCGCAGCTAGAAAGCGAAATCAATTCTGTCCTTTATCTCTCCCGAGGACTGATAAGCTACGTGGCTGTTCAGCCTGCCTATGACCCTGATCGCTGGCGTGAGCTGGCAGCTGAAGTGGCTCACGATTCGACGCTTGTGCGCAATATCGGTTTGGCGCCTGATAACGTGATGCGTTTTGTTTATCCGCTTGAAGGTAATGAGCAGGCCCTGGGGCTTGATTACCGCAACACACCTGAGCAATGGCCGGCTGTTGAACGTGCCATTTCAAGCGGAAAGTTGAACCTGGCAGGACCTTTCGAGCTGAAACAGGGCGGGGTCGGCATTGTTGCTCGCAGCCCTATTTATTTCATGGATGACGGAAAGAAGCGCTACTGGGGGCTGGCATCCATCGTTATAGATTTCCCACGTCTGCTTGAGCAGGCCAGGGTGAGTGCTCATGTTGAGGGCTTTGATATAGCGATCAGGGGGCGAGATGGTTTGGGTGCCAAAGGCGCGGTGTTTTTTGGGCTTGCCAAGGTGTTTGAAGACCCTGTAGTTGAAATGACGGTTCATTTCCCCAACGGCAGCTGGATAATGGCTGCGCGCTCAAGCCCGGGTGTTTCAACGCCTGTTATTGTTATCCGACTTGCCGCATGGTTGCTGATCATGATTCTGGCAGGCCTGTTTCTGTTGCGTGCGCCAGGCATGGCGCGTAGCGCCGTGACGGGCGCTGTTCCGATGCGCGTGGTGGCGGTCGGATGA
- the dsbD gene encoding protein-disulfide reductase DsbD — protein sequence MYPALSKPLYLLLTLLLALPSAANAFSFGSSSNEPLPVEQAFQLRSELGNAGEIKLVWEVQPDYYLYRDKIEIGLPDHLQLVDRRDVSGEMKEDPLFGRVEVYHNTAQVDLLLGHQMGKADAGTLNVTYQGCWEGGVCYPPVTEQLDVNNLPAAAGLAWAESSAVASVPATAQADQPFVSEQDQFAGLLASGNWLLMLGAFFLAGLALSFTPCVLPMIPILSGIIAGQGHHVSTLRAFMLSLVYVLAMALTYTLAGVLAGLFGANLQASFQNPWIIGSFSAVFVLLALSMFGFYELQLPSALQSRVSTVSHRQKGGTLTGVAVMGLLSALIVGPCMAAPLAGALIYIGQSGDPVLGGAALFALSLGMGVPLLLVGASAGKLLPRAGVWMESVKAGFGVILLLMAVWMLDRVVATEVTMLLAGLILVISAVYLRALDKLPEHGNGWHRFWKGVGLILLVYGAALLIGVMAGNRSLLYPLQGIVGGGAQAQQRAELPFTTIKTESELDAILQQAQANGQPVMLDFYADWCIACIELEHVTFSDAGVQRALTPFRLVKLDLTAHNDEARALYKRFGIIGPPALVFYDANGEVRPDLTLIGVIDPEDFIAQTGRVTF from the coding sequence TTGTATCCCGCTCTGTCAAAACCCCTGTATCTGCTTTTGACCTTGCTGCTGGCGCTGCCGTCAGCTGCCAACGCATTCAGCTTTGGCTCATCCAGTAATGAGCCACTGCCGGTCGAACAGGCATTTCAGCTGCGCAGTGAGCTGGGCAATGCAGGTGAAATTAAGCTGGTGTGGGAAGTACAACCGGACTACTACCTCTACCGTGACAAGATCGAGATCGGTCTGCCAGATCATCTGCAACTGGTCGACCGGCGTGATGTGAGTGGTGAAATGAAAGAGGACCCGTTGTTTGGGCGGGTGGAGGTCTATCACAACACTGCACAGGTTGATTTGTTGCTGGGCCATCAGATGGGTAAGGCTGATGCGGGCACTCTCAATGTCACCTATCAAGGGTGCTGGGAAGGCGGCGTCTGTTATCCGCCCGTAACCGAGCAGCTGGATGTGAACAACTTGCCGGCAGCAGCGGGTCTTGCCTGGGCTGAGTCGTCAGCTGTGGCATCGGTACCTGCCACGGCCCAGGCTGACCAGCCCTTTGTCAGTGAGCAGGATCAGTTCGCGGGCCTTTTGGCCAGTGGCAACTGGCTCTTGATGCTTGGAGCCTTTTTCCTTGCCGGCCTGGCACTGTCGTTTACGCCCTGTGTCTTGCCGATGATTCCGATACTGTCTGGAATTATCGCGGGGCAGGGGCATCATGTCAGTACTCTGCGCGCCTTTATGCTGTCGCTGGTTTATGTGCTGGCAATGGCGCTGACCTATACCCTGGCCGGCGTTCTCGCGGGCCTGTTTGGGGCCAATCTGCAGGCAAGCTTTCAGAATCCGTGGATTATCGGCAGCTTCAGCGCTGTTTTTGTGTTGCTGGCCCTGTCGATGTTCGGCTTTTATGAATTGCAGCTGCCCTCGGCACTTCAGAGCCGTGTCAGTACAGTCAGTCATCGCCAGAAGGGCGGTACCCTTACAGGGGTGGCCGTAATGGGCCTGCTGTCAGCGTTGATCGTCGGCCCGTGCATGGCGGCCCCGCTGGCCGGTGCGTTGATCTATATTGGCCAGAGCGGTGATCCTGTATTGGGTGGTGCTGCATTGTTCGCGCTGTCGCTGGGTATGGGCGTACCTTTGCTGCTGGTGGGCGCGTCTGCCGGCAAGTTGCTTCCAAGAGCCGGTGTCTGGATGGAAAGTGTCAAGGCTGGGTTTGGTGTCATTCTGTTGTTGATGGCGGTCTGGATGCTGGATCGGGTGGTTGCCACCGAAGTAACTATGTTGTTGGCCGGTCTGATTCTGGTAATCAGTGCCGTTTATCTGCGCGCATTGGACAAACTGCCGGAACACGGCAATGGCTGGCATCGCTTCTGGAAAGGGGTGGGGCTGATCCTGCTGGTATACGGCGCTGCGCTGCTGATCGGAGTCATGGCGGGTAATCGCAGCCTGCTGTATCCACTGCAGGGAATTGTCGGCGGTGGGGCCCAGGCGCAGCAGAGGGCTGAGCTGCCCTTCACCACGATCAAAACCGAGTCTGAGCTGGATGCGATTCTGCAGCAGGCTCAGGCCAACGGCCAGCCTGTGATGCTGGACTTCTATGCGGACTGGTGTATCGCCTGTATCGAACTGGAGCATGTCACCTTCAGCGATGCAGGTGTACAGAGGGCCTTGACTCCGTTCCGGTTGGTCAAGCTGGATCTGACCGCACACAATGACGAGGCACGTGCCCTGTACAAACGATTCGGAATCATCGGTCCACCGGCACTGGTTTTTTACGATGCAAATGGTGAGGTACGCCCCGATCTGACTTTAATCGGTGTGATCGATCCTGAAGATTTCATCGCTCAGACCGGCCGGGTCACATTCTGA